A stretch of Primulina tabacum isolate GXHZ01 chromosome 13, ASM2559414v2, whole genome shotgun sequence DNA encodes these proteins:
- the LOC142521965 gene encoding uncharacterized protein LOC142521965, with product MTKHIRPLYIKAHVNGKLVSRVLIDNGSAVNVLPVRMLKSLGKNEEDLIPSEVSVAAFTGETTKTIGVLPADVTAGSMSSLCAFFVVNSSANFQALLGRDWIHANQCISSSMHQLLLFWKGDDVEVVEADGQPFQTSASASAVEARYYNGDFGPIKIRSNGR from the exons ATGACCAAGCACATAAGGCCATTGTACATCAAGGCCCATGTCAATGGGAAACTAGTATCTAGGGTCTTGATTGACAATGGGTCAGCTGTGAATGTTCTTCCAGTAAGAATGTTGAAAAGTCTGGGCAAAAATGAAGAAGACTTGATTCCTTCGGAAGTTTCGGTTGCTGCATTTACAGGGGAAACCACCAAGACCATTGGGGTACTCCCTGCTGATGTTACTGCGGGGAGTATGTCATCGTTATGTGCATTTTTCGTGGTGAACTCCTCCGCCAACTTCCAAGCGTTGTTAGGCAGAGACTGGATCCATGCAAACCAGTGCATCTCATCCTCAATGCACCAACTGTTGTTATTTTGGAAAGGGGATGATGTAGAGGTTGTGGAAGCTGATGGACAGCCGTTTCAAACAAGTGCAAGTGCAAGTGCAGTTGAGGCTAGATATTACAATGGGGATTTCGGGCCCATCAAAATCCGTAGCAATG GCCGATAA